A genomic stretch from Microtus pennsylvanicus isolate mMicPen1 chromosome 9, mMicPen1.hap1, whole genome shotgun sequence includes:
- the Stom gene encoding stomatin — MVKSDSDSSNMSEKRPSDHVVTQRLPVSFRENSRTELGPCGWILVAFSFLFVLITFPLSIWICIKIVKEYERVIIFRLGRILQGGARGPGLFFILPCTDTIIKVDMRTISFDIPPQEVLTKDSVTISVDGVVYYRVQNATLAVANITNADSATRLLAQTTLRNALGTKNLSQILSDREEIAHHMQSTLDDATDDWGIKVERVEIKDVKLPVQLQRAMAAEAEAAREARAKVIAAEGEMNASRALKEASMVITESPAALQLRYLQTLTTIAAEKNSTIVFPLPIDMLQGLMGSKH; from the exons ATGGTGAAGAGCGACTCCGACTCAAGCAATATGTCTGAGAAACGACCTTCCGACCACGTCGTGACTCAGCGGCTCCCCGTGTCCTTCAGGG AAAACTCCAGGACAGAACTGGGACCATGCGGATGGATTCTGGTGGCTTTCTCGTTCTTGTTCGTACTTATAACCTTCCCGTTATCGATATGGATTTGCATAAAG aTTGTAAAGGAGTATGAAAGGGTCATCATCTTCAGGCTGGGTCGCATTTTGCAAGGAGGTGCCCGAGGACCTG GTCTGTTTTTTATCCTGCCCTGCACTGACACCATCATCAAGGTGGACATGAGGACCATCTCCTTTGATATTCCTCCTCAGGAG GTCCTCACTAAGGATTCAGTGACAATCAGTGTGGATGGCGTGGTCTATTACCGTGTTCAGAACGCAACCCTGGCTGTGGCAAATATCACCAATGCAGATTCAGCAACCCGCCTTTTGGCACAAACCACGCTGAGGAATGCCCTGGGCACCAAGAACCTGTCTCAGATTCTCTCTGACAGGGAGGAGATTGCACACCACATGCAG agtACACTGGATGACGCCACCGATGACTGGGGAATAAAGGTGGAGCGTGTGGAGATTAAGGACGTGAAACTGCCTGTCCAGCTCCAGAGAGCCATGGCTGCGGAGGCAGAGGCTGCCCGGGAGGCAAGAGCCAAG GTGATCGCAGCTGAGGGAGAGATGAACGCGTCCAGAGCTCTGAAAGAAGCTTCCATGGTGATCACCGAGTCCCCTGCCGCCCTTCAGCTCCGGTACCTGCAAACCCTGACCACTATCGCTGCGGAGAAGAACTCCAccattgtcttccctctgcccatcGATATGCTGCAGGGCCTCATGGGCTCTAAACACTGA